In Vigna angularis cultivar LongXiaoDou No.4 chromosome 8, ASM1680809v1, whole genome shotgun sequence, one DNA window encodes the following:
- the LOC108346027 gene encoding uncharacterized protein LOC108346027 isoform X4 yields the protein MFKSWSKKNKTKAVFKLQFQATQVPKMKKPALKVALVPDNVGKPTVKLEKVAVQDGTCSWENPIFESVKFVRDAKSGKLQEKIYHFVVSTGSSKSGFLGESSIDFADFAAETEPLTVSLPLKFANSGAILHNVEGVQRDQRNGEDYGNGSSRHLLSICSADEISRNVYEDFPKLLPPLRQNSMPCKGTIEAIAARAQMHRGSLGSASDRSLGDSWRNSLEETHPQEGLQEPSDNVIENLRSEIASLKRKAEESELELQSLQKLMEKECSRGQSMSRQIISLRDERNMIKTKYEQLMSQQNLINETKNSKALQTEIEQARQQLEAIKEELSYEKEFSSNLKLQLQKTQNSNSELLLAVRELEAMLEGKNKELLDNTTENDDATELGHLKQKIAELNGEIDICYKQRDELNEQIKELNFGCERLKKENQDISLRLNHKEAQQIALQNKYSASLATIKQLESQVQGLEEKIGKQVDDFSGSLIYINELENQVGDLKREMKIQEDYQKDFQAMKCAKLEQEERAIQAEETLIKTRHNSDLACQRFQDEYRSLSAEMTLKVEENEKKVLEAYAEADELQKQNKLMEEILQKCNEELRLVTNQNELKLQQLLNQIDSKEKKVEMMSQELEIKSKQLEDVQRKRDEKDKALTKQIQLLRIEIRKLMLEEHALSKADPTELMTRMLMQENNDEEIRFDNLTSALEIFKNQHNELKHNLHVEQTEKENMQEKISQLEGELKKKVEELSAVEKRLKNSKGETAKSMNLASWNYESAASCSSTKEHDKKSRSEMQMGMDDANTPVRKCEKGRTICNSAENEVHLASHGSEVKTFLENKAIVFNYDDAGDCPTNELLDEVAVLKERNKYMETQLKEMEERYSDISLKFAEVEGERQQLVMALRNMRNVFGCNSTPSQSALRAA from the exons ATGTTTAAGTCATGGAGCAAGAAAAACAAGACTAAAGCTGTATTCAAACTACAATTTCAGGCAACTCAG GTGCCAAAGATGAAAAAGCCTGCACTGAAGGTAGCTCTGGTGCCAGATAATGTTGGGAAGCCTACGGTGAAACTAGAGAAAGTTGCTGTCCAGGATGGAACCTGTTCATGGGAGAATCCGATTTTTGAATCAGTAAAATTTGTTAGGGACGCAAAATCAGGAAAACTTCAAGAGAAAATCTACCATTTTGTTGTTTCAACC GGATCTTCAAAATCTGGCTTTCTTGGAGAATCCTCCATTGATTTTGCTGATTTTGCTGCAGAAACTGAGCCACTGACTGTGTCCCTACCTCTGAAGTTTGCCAATTCAGGCGCAATCCTACAT AACGTGGAAGGAGTACAAAGAGATCAAAG AAATGGGGAAGATTATGGAAATGGAAGCTCAAGACACCTACTGAGCATTTGCAGTGCAGATGAAATTTCTCGTAATGTTTATGAA GATTTCCCCAAGCTATTACCACCCTTGAGGCAAAATTCAATGCCGTGCAAAGGAACTATTGAGGCCATTGCAGCAAGAGCTCAAATGCATAGGGGGTCACTGGGTTCAGCATCAGATAGGAGTTTAGGCGACTCCTGGAGAAACAGCCTGGAAGAAACTCATCCTCAAGAAGGATTACAAGAGCCTTCAGATAATGTCATTGAAAACCTCAGAAGTGAAATTGCTTCTCTGAAGAGGAAAGCCGAAGAATCAGAACTAGAGTTACAATCGCTTCAGAAGCTGATGGAGAAGGAATGCAGCCGAGGACAAAGTATGTCGAGGCAAATAATCAGCCTCAGAGACGAGAGAAATATGATCAAAACTAAATATGAGCAACTAATGTCGCAGCAAAATCTCATTAACGAGACCAAAAATTCAAAAGCCTTACAGACTGAGATTGAACAAGCGAGGCAGCAGTTAGAAGCAATAAAAGAAGAGCTTTCTTATGAAAAAGAGTTTAGTTCTAATCTTAAATTGCAACTCCAGAAGACACAAAACTCAAACTCCGAACTACTTTTAGCAGTTAGAGAACTTGAAGCAATGCTGGAAGGTAAGAATAAGGAATTGTTGGACAATACTACAGAGAATGATGATGCCACAGAATTAGGTCACTTGAAGCAGAAAATTGCAGAACTAAATGGAGAAATAGACATTTGTTATAAGCAACGTGATGAGCTAAATGAGCAAATAAAAGAGCTCAACTTTGGGTGTGAGCGTCTGAAGAAAGAAAACCAGGATATCTCTTTGAGATTAAACCATAAAGAAGCACAACAAATTGCGTTGCAAAATAAATATTCAGCTTCTTTGGCAACTATAAAACAACTTGAATCTCAAGTACAGGGATTAGAAGAAAAGATAGGGAAGCAGGTGGATGATTTTTCAGGGTCTTTGATTTACATCAATGAGCTTGAAAATCAAGTCGGTGAtttgaagagagaaatgaaaatACAAGAGGATTATCAAAAAGATTTCCAAGCCATGAAATGTGCAAAACTTGAACAGGAAGAACGGGCCATCCAAGCAGAGGAGACATTGATAAAGACTAGACACAACAGTGATCTCGCATGTCAGCGTTTTCAGGATGAATATCGAAGTCTTTCAGCTGAAATGACATTGAAAGTAGAAGAAAACGAAAAAAAGGTCCTTGAAGCTTATGCAGAAGCTGATGAATTGCAGAAGCAGAACAAACTCATGGAAGAAATTCTCCAGAAATGCAATGAAGAGCTCAGGCTTGTTACAAATCAGAATGAATTGAAACTTCAACAGCTCTTGAACCAAATAgattcaaaagaaaagaaagtggaaaTGATGTCTCAAGAACTAGAGATTAAGTCCAAGCAACTTGAAGATGTACAAAGGAAAAGGGATGAAAAGGATAAGGCATTAACAAAGCAAATTCAATTGCTCAGAATCGAAATTAGAAAGCTGATGCTAGAAGAGCATGCGTTATCTAAAGCTGATCCAACAGAGCTCATGACTAGGATGTTAATGCAAGAGAACAATGATGAGGAGATAAGGTTTGACAACCTAACGTCAGCATTAGAAATCTTTAAGAACCAGCACAATGAATTAAAACATAACTTGCACGTGGAACaaacagagaaagaaaatatgcaggaaaaaatatctcaattaGAAGGAGAGCTGAAGAAAAAGGTAGAAGAACTAAGTGCTGTAGAAAAGAGGCTCAAAAATAGCAAAGGAGAAACGGCCAAAAGTATGAATTTGGCTTCATGGAACTACGAGAGTGCTGCGTCTTGTTCATCCACTAAGGAACACGATAAGAAGTCAAGATCGGAAATGCAGATG GGAATGGATGATGCAAACACCCCTGTTCGAAAGTGTGAAAAAGGAAGAACCATATGCAATTCAGCCGAGAACGAAGTTCATCTAGCTTCACACGGAAG CGAAGTGAAAACTTTCTTGGAAAATAAGGCTATTGTCTTCAATTATGATGATGCTGGTGATTGTCCTACAAATGAGTTGTTGGATGAAGTGGCAGTACTAAAGGAAAGGAACAAATATATGGAAACTCAGCtgaaagaaatggaagaaagatATTCTGATATTAGTCTTAAGTTCgcagaggtggagggagaaagacAACAGCTTGTTATGGCCCTACGGAATATGAGGAATG TGTTTGGGTGCAATTCAACACCTTCGCAGAGTGCTTTGAGAGCGGCATGA
- the LOC108346027 gene encoding uncharacterized protein LOC108346027 isoform X2, which produces MFKSWSKKNKTKAVFKLQFQATQVPKMKKPALKVALVPDNVGKPTVKLEKVAVQDGTCSWENPIFESVKFVRDAKSGKLQEKIYHFVVSTGSSKSGFLGESSIDFADFAAETEPLTVSLPLKFANSGAILHVTIQNVEGVQRDQRNGEDYGNGSSRHLLSICSADEISRNVYEDFPKLLPPLRQNSMPCKGTIEAIAARAQMHRGSLGSASDRSLGDSWRNSLEETHPQEGLQEPSDNVIENLRSEIASLKRKAEESELELQSLQKLMEKECSRGQSMSRQIISLRDERNMIKTKYEQLMSQQNLINETKNSKALQTEIEQARQQLEAIKEELSYEKEFSSNLKLQLQKTQNSNSELLLAVRELEAMLEGKNKELLDNTTENDDATELGHLKQKIAELNGEIDICYKQRDELNEQIKELNFGCERLKKENQDISLRLNHKEAQQIALQNKYSASLATIKQLESQVQGLEEKIGKQVDDFSGSLIYINELENQVGDLKREMKIQEDYQKDFQAMKCAKLEQEERAIQAEETLIKTRHNSDLACQRFQDEYRSLSAEMTLKVEENEKKVLEAYAEADELQKQNKLMEEILQKCNEELRLVTNQNELKLQQLLNQIDSKEKKVEMMSQELEIKSKQLEDVQRKRDEKDKALTKQIQLLRIEIRKLMLEEHALSKADPTELMTRMLMQENNDEEIRFDNLTSALEIFKNQHNELKHNLHVEQTEKENMQEKISQLEGELKKKVEELSAVEKRLKNSKGETAKSMNLASWNYESAASCSSTKEHDKKSRSEMQMGMDDANTPVRKCEKGRTICNSAENEVHLASHGSEVKTFLENKAIVFNYDDAGDCPTNELLDEVAVLKERNKYMETQLKEMEERYSDISLKFAEVEGERQQLVMALRNMRNVFGCNSTPSQSALRAA; this is translated from the exons ATGTTTAAGTCATGGAGCAAGAAAAACAAGACTAAAGCTGTATTCAAACTACAATTTCAGGCAACTCAG GTGCCAAAGATGAAAAAGCCTGCACTGAAGGTAGCTCTGGTGCCAGATAATGTTGGGAAGCCTACGGTGAAACTAGAGAAAGTTGCTGTCCAGGATGGAACCTGTTCATGGGAGAATCCGATTTTTGAATCAGTAAAATTTGTTAGGGACGCAAAATCAGGAAAACTTCAAGAGAAAATCTACCATTTTGTTGTTTCAACC GGATCTTCAAAATCTGGCTTTCTTGGAGAATCCTCCATTGATTTTGCTGATTTTGCTGCAGAAACTGAGCCACTGACTGTGTCCCTACCTCTGAAGTTTGCCAATTCAGGCGCAATCCTACAT GTGACAATTCAGAACGTGGAAGGAGTACAAAGAGATCAAAG AAATGGGGAAGATTATGGAAATGGAAGCTCAAGACACCTACTGAGCATTTGCAGTGCAGATGAAATTTCTCGTAATGTTTATGAA GATTTCCCCAAGCTATTACCACCCTTGAGGCAAAATTCAATGCCGTGCAAAGGAACTATTGAGGCCATTGCAGCAAGAGCTCAAATGCATAGGGGGTCACTGGGTTCAGCATCAGATAGGAGTTTAGGCGACTCCTGGAGAAACAGCCTGGAAGAAACTCATCCTCAAGAAGGATTACAAGAGCCTTCAGATAATGTCATTGAAAACCTCAGAAGTGAAATTGCTTCTCTGAAGAGGAAAGCCGAAGAATCAGAACTAGAGTTACAATCGCTTCAGAAGCTGATGGAGAAGGAATGCAGCCGAGGACAAAGTATGTCGAGGCAAATAATCAGCCTCAGAGACGAGAGAAATATGATCAAAACTAAATATGAGCAACTAATGTCGCAGCAAAATCTCATTAACGAGACCAAAAATTCAAAAGCCTTACAGACTGAGATTGAACAAGCGAGGCAGCAGTTAGAAGCAATAAAAGAAGAGCTTTCTTATGAAAAAGAGTTTAGTTCTAATCTTAAATTGCAACTCCAGAAGACACAAAACTCAAACTCCGAACTACTTTTAGCAGTTAGAGAACTTGAAGCAATGCTGGAAGGTAAGAATAAGGAATTGTTGGACAATACTACAGAGAATGATGATGCCACAGAATTAGGTCACTTGAAGCAGAAAATTGCAGAACTAAATGGAGAAATAGACATTTGTTATAAGCAACGTGATGAGCTAAATGAGCAAATAAAAGAGCTCAACTTTGGGTGTGAGCGTCTGAAGAAAGAAAACCAGGATATCTCTTTGAGATTAAACCATAAAGAAGCACAACAAATTGCGTTGCAAAATAAATATTCAGCTTCTTTGGCAACTATAAAACAACTTGAATCTCAAGTACAGGGATTAGAAGAAAAGATAGGGAAGCAGGTGGATGATTTTTCAGGGTCTTTGATTTACATCAATGAGCTTGAAAATCAAGTCGGTGAtttgaagagagaaatgaaaatACAAGAGGATTATCAAAAAGATTTCCAAGCCATGAAATGTGCAAAACTTGAACAGGAAGAACGGGCCATCCAAGCAGAGGAGACATTGATAAAGACTAGACACAACAGTGATCTCGCATGTCAGCGTTTTCAGGATGAATATCGAAGTCTTTCAGCTGAAATGACATTGAAAGTAGAAGAAAACGAAAAAAAGGTCCTTGAAGCTTATGCAGAAGCTGATGAATTGCAGAAGCAGAACAAACTCATGGAAGAAATTCTCCAGAAATGCAATGAAGAGCTCAGGCTTGTTACAAATCAGAATGAATTGAAACTTCAACAGCTCTTGAACCAAATAgattcaaaagaaaagaaagtggaaaTGATGTCTCAAGAACTAGAGATTAAGTCCAAGCAACTTGAAGATGTACAAAGGAAAAGGGATGAAAAGGATAAGGCATTAACAAAGCAAATTCAATTGCTCAGAATCGAAATTAGAAAGCTGATGCTAGAAGAGCATGCGTTATCTAAAGCTGATCCAACAGAGCTCATGACTAGGATGTTAATGCAAGAGAACAATGATGAGGAGATAAGGTTTGACAACCTAACGTCAGCATTAGAAATCTTTAAGAACCAGCACAATGAATTAAAACATAACTTGCACGTGGAACaaacagagaaagaaaatatgcaggaaaaaatatctcaattaGAAGGAGAGCTGAAGAAAAAGGTAGAAGAACTAAGTGCTGTAGAAAAGAGGCTCAAAAATAGCAAAGGAGAAACGGCCAAAAGTATGAATTTGGCTTCATGGAACTACGAGAGTGCTGCGTCTTGTTCATCCACTAAGGAACACGATAAGAAGTCAAGATCGGAAATGCAGATG GGAATGGATGATGCAAACACCCCTGTTCGAAAGTGTGAAAAAGGAAGAACCATATGCAATTCAGCCGAGAACGAAGTTCATCTAGCTTCACACGGAAG CGAAGTGAAAACTTTCTTGGAAAATAAGGCTATTGTCTTCAATTATGATGATGCTGGTGATTGTCCTACAAATGAGTTGTTGGATGAAGTGGCAGTACTAAAGGAAAGGAACAAATATATGGAAACTCAGCtgaaagaaatggaagaaagatATTCTGATATTAGTCTTAAGTTCgcagaggtggagggagaaagacAACAGCTTGTTATGGCCCTACGGAATATGAGGAATG TGTTTGGGTGCAATTCAACACCTTCGCAGAGTGCTTTGAGAGCGGCATGA
- the LOC108346027 gene encoding uncharacterized protein LOC108346027 isoform X1 produces the protein MFKSWSKKNKTKAVFKLQFQATQVPKMKKPALKVALVPDNVGKPTVKLEKVAVQDGTCSWENPIFESVKFVRDAKSGKLQEKIYHFVVSTGSSKSGFLGESSIDFADFAAETEPLTVSLPLKFANSGAILHVTIQNVEGVQRDQSTFRNGEDYGNGSSRHLLSICSADEISRNVYEDFPKLLPPLRQNSMPCKGTIEAIAARAQMHRGSLGSASDRSLGDSWRNSLEETHPQEGLQEPSDNVIENLRSEIASLKRKAEESELELQSLQKLMEKECSRGQSMSRQIISLRDERNMIKTKYEQLMSQQNLINETKNSKALQTEIEQARQQLEAIKEELSYEKEFSSNLKLQLQKTQNSNSELLLAVRELEAMLEGKNKELLDNTTENDDATELGHLKQKIAELNGEIDICYKQRDELNEQIKELNFGCERLKKENQDISLRLNHKEAQQIALQNKYSASLATIKQLESQVQGLEEKIGKQVDDFSGSLIYINELENQVGDLKREMKIQEDYQKDFQAMKCAKLEQEERAIQAEETLIKTRHNSDLACQRFQDEYRSLSAEMTLKVEENEKKVLEAYAEADELQKQNKLMEEILQKCNEELRLVTNQNELKLQQLLNQIDSKEKKVEMMSQELEIKSKQLEDVQRKRDEKDKALTKQIQLLRIEIRKLMLEEHALSKADPTELMTRMLMQENNDEEIRFDNLTSALEIFKNQHNELKHNLHVEQTEKENMQEKISQLEGELKKKVEELSAVEKRLKNSKGETAKSMNLASWNYESAASCSSTKEHDKKSRSEMQMGMDDANTPVRKCEKGRTICNSAENEVHLASHGSEVKTFLENKAIVFNYDDAGDCPTNELLDEVAVLKERNKYMETQLKEMEERYSDISLKFAEVEGERQQLVMALRNMRNVFGCNSTPSQSALRAA, from the exons ATGTTTAAGTCATGGAGCAAGAAAAACAAGACTAAAGCTGTATTCAAACTACAATTTCAGGCAACTCAG GTGCCAAAGATGAAAAAGCCTGCACTGAAGGTAGCTCTGGTGCCAGATAATGTTGGGAAGCCTACGGTGAAACTAGAGAAAGTTGCTGTCCAGGATGGAACCTGTTCATGGGAGAATCCGATTTTTGAATCAGTAAAATTTGTTAGGGACGCAAAATCAGGAAAACTTCAAGAGAAAATCTACCATTTTGTTGTTTCAACC GGATCTTCAAAATCTGGCTTTCTTGGAGAATCCTCCATTGATTTTGCTGATTTTGCTGCAGAAACTGAGCCACTGACTGTGTCCCTACCTCTGAAGTTTGCCAATTCAGGCGCAATCCTACAT GTGACAATTCAGAACGTGGAAGGAGTACAAAGAGATCAAAG TACTTTCAGAAATGGGGAAGATTATGGAAATGGAAGCTCAAGACACCTACTGAGCATTTGCAGTGCAGATGAAATTTCTCGTAATGTTTATGAA GATTTCCCCAAGCTATTACCACCCTTGAGGCAAAATTCAATGCCGTGCAAAGGAACTATTGAGGCCATTGCAGCAAGAGCTCAAATGCATAGGGGGTCACTGGGTTCAGCATCAGATAGGAGTTTAGGCGACTCCTGGAGAAACAGCCTGGAAGAAACTCATCCTCAAGAAGGATTACAAGAGCCTTCAGATAATGTCATTGAAAACCTCAGAAGTGAAATTGCTTCTCTGAAGAGGAAAGCCGAAGAATCAGAACTAGAGTTACAATCGCTTCAGAAGCTGATGGAGAAGGAATGCAGCCGAGGACAAAGTATGTCGAGGCAAATAATCAGCCTCAGAGACGAGAGAAATATGATCAAAACTAAATATGAGCAACTAATGTCGCAGCAAAATCTCATTAACGAGACCAAAAATTCAAAAGCCTTACAGACTGAGATTGAACAAGCGAGGCAGCAGTTAGAAGCAATAAAAGAAGAGCTTTCTTATGAAAAAGAGTTTAGTTCTAATCTTAAATTGCAACTCCAGAAGACACAAAACTCAAACTCCGAACTACTTTTAGCAGTTAGAGAACTTGAAGCAATGCTGGAAGGTAAGAATAAGGAATTGTTGGACAATACTACAGAGAATGATGATGCCACAGAATTAGGTCACTTGAAGCAGAAAATTGCAGAACTAAATGGAGAAATAGACATTTGTTATAAGCAACGTGATGAGCTAAATGAGCAAATAAAAGAGCTCAACTTTGGGTGTGAGCGTCTGAAGAAAGAAAACCAGGATATCTCTTTGAGATTAAACCATAAAGAAGCACAACAAATTGCGTTGCAAAATAAATATTCAGCTTCTTTGGCAACTATAAAACAACTTGAATCTCAAGTACAGGGATTAGAAGAAAAGATAGGGAAGCAGGTGGATGATTTTTCAGGGTCTTTGATTTACATCAATGAGCTTGAAAATCAAGTCGGTGAtttgaagagagaaatgaaaatACAAGAGGATTATCAAAAAGATTTCCAAGCCATGAAATGTGCAAAACTTGAACAGGAAGAACGGGCCATCCAAGCAGAGGAGACATTGATAAAGACTAGACACAACAGTGATCTCGCATGTCAGCGTTTTCAGGATGAATATCGAAGTCTTTCAGCTGAAATGACATTGAAAGTAGAAGAAAACGAAAAAAAGGTCCTTGAAGCTTATGCAGAAGCTGATGAATTGCAGAAGCAGAACAAACTCATGGAAGAAATTCTCCAGAAATGCAATGAAGAGCTCAGGCTTGTTACAAATCAGAATGAATTGAAACTTCAACAGCTCTTGAACCAAATAgattcaaaagaaaagaaagtggaaaTGATGTCTCAAGAACTAGAGATTAAGTCCAAGCAACTTGAAGATGTACAAAGGAAAAGGGATGAAAAGGATAAGGCATTAACAAAGCAAATTCAATTGCTCAGAATCGAAATTAGAAAGCTGATGCTAGAAGAGCATGCGTTATCTAAAGCTGATCCAACAGAGCTCATGACTAGGATGTTAATGCAAGAGAACAATGATGAGGAGATAAGGTTTGACAACCTAACGTCAGCATTAGAAATCTTTAAGAACCAGCACAATGAATTAAAACATAACTTGCACGTGGAACaaacagagaaagaaaatatgcaggaaaaaatatctcaattaGAAGGAGAGCTGAAGAAAAAGGTAGAAGAACTAAGTGCTGTAGAAAAGAGGCTCAAAAATAGCAAAGGAGAAACGGCCAAAAGTATGAATTTGGCTTCATGGAACTACGAGAGTGCTGCGTCTTGTTCATCCACTAAGGAACACGATAAGAAGTCAAGATCGGAAATGCAGATG GGAATGGATGATGCAAACACCCCTGTTCGAAAGTGTGAAAAAGGAAGAACCATATGCAATTCAGCCGAGAACGAAGTTCATCTAGCTTCACACGGAAG CGAAGTGAAAACTTTCTTGGAAAATAAGGCTATTGTCTTCAATTATGATGATGCTGGTGATTGTCCTACAAATGAGTTGTTGGATGAAGTGGCAGTACTAAAGGAAAGGAACAAATATATGGAAACTCAGCtgaaagaaatggaagaaagatATTCTGATATTAGTCTTAAGTTCgcagaggtggagggagaaagacAACAGCTTGTTATGGCCCTACGGAATATGAGGAATG TGTTTGGGTGCAATTCAACACCTTCGCAGAGTGCTTTGAGAGCGGCATGA
- the LOC108346027 gene encoding uncharacterized protein LOC108346027 isoform X3 — MFKSWSKKNKTKAVFKLQFQATQVPKMKKPALKVALVPDNVGKPTVKLEKVAVQDGTCSWENPIFESVKFVRDAKSGKLQEKIYHFVVSTGSSKSGFLGESSIDFADFAAETEPLTVSLPLKFANSGAILHNVEGVQRDQSTFRNGEDYGNGSSRHLLSICSADEISRNVYEDFPKLLPPLRQNSMPCKGTIEAIAARAQMHRGSLGSASDRSLGDSWRNSLEETHPQEGLQEPSDNVIENLRSEIASLKRKAEESELELQSLQKLMEKECSRGQSMSRQIISLRDERNMIKTKYEQLMSQQNLINETKNSKALQTEIEQARQQLEAIKEELSYEKEFSSNLKLQLQKTQNSNSELLLAVRELEAMLEGKNKELLDNTTENDDATELGHLKQKIAELNGEIDICYKQRDELNEQIKELNFGCERLKKENQDISLRLNHKEAQQIALQNKYSASLATIKQLESQVQGLEEKIGKQVDDFSGSLIYINELENQVGDLKREMKIQEDYQKDFQAMKCAKLEQEERAIQAEETLIKTRHNSDLACQRFQDEYRSLSAEMTLKVEENEKKVLEAYAEADELQKQNKLMEEILQKCNEELRLVTNQNELKLQQLLNQIDSKEKKVEMMSQELEIKSKQLEDVQRKRDEKDKALTKQIQLLRIEIRKLMLEEHALSKADPTELMTRMLMQENNDEEIRFDNLTSALEIFKNQHNELKHNLHVEQTEKENMQEKISQLEGELKKKVEELSAVEKRLKNSKGETAKSMNLASWNYESAASCSSTKEHDKKSRSEMQMGMDDANTPVRKCEKGRTICNSAENEVHLASHGSEVKTFLENKAIVFNYDDAGDCPTNELLDEVAVLKERNKYMETQLKEMEERYSDISLKFAEVEGERQQLVMALRNMRNVFGCNSTPSQSALRAA, encoded by the exons ATGTTTAAGTCATGGAGCAAGAAAAACAAGACTAAAGCTGTATTCAAACTACAATTTCAGGCAACTCAG GTGCCAAAGATGAAAAAGCCTGCACTGAAGGTAGCTCTGGTGCCAGATAATGTTGGGAAGCCTACGGTGAAACTAGAGAAAGTTGCTGTCCAGGATGGAACCTGTTCATGGGAGAATCCGATTTTTGAATCAGTAAAATTTGTTAGGGACGCAAAATCAGGAAAACTTCAAGAGAAAATCTACCATTTTGTTGTTTCAACC GGATCTTCAAAATCTGGCTTTCTTGGAGAATCCTCCATTGATTTTGCTGATTTTGCTGCAGAAACTGAGCCACTGACTGTGTCCCTACCTCTGAAGTTTGCCAATTCAGGCGCAATCCTACAT AACGTGGAAGGAGTACAAAGAGATCAAAG TACTTTCAGAAATGGGGAAGATTATGGAAATGGAAGCTCAAGACACCTACTGAGCATTTGCAGTGCAGATGAAATTTCTCGTAATGTTTATGAA GATTTCCCCAAGCTATTACCACCCTTGAGGCAAAATTCAATGCCGTGCAAAGGAACTATTGAGGCCATTGCAGCAAGAGCTCAAATGCATAGGGGGTCACTGGGTTCAGCATCAGATAGGAGTTTAGGCGACTCCTGGAGAAACAGCCTGGAAGAAACTCATCCTCAAGAAGGATTACAAGAGCCTTCAGATAATGTCATTGAAAACCTCAGAAGTGAAATTGCTTCTCTGAAGAGGAAAGCCGAAGAATCAGAACTAGAGTTACAATCGCTTCAGAAGCTGATGGAGAAGGAATGCAGCCGAGGACAAAGTATGTCGAGGCAAATAATCAGCCTCAGAGACGAGAGAAATATGATCAAAACTAAATATGAGCAACTAATGTCGCAGCAAAATCTCATTAACGAGACCAAAAATTCAAAAGCCTTACAGACTGAGATTGAACAAGCGAGGCAGCAGTTAGAAGCAATAAAAGAAGAGCTTTCTTATGAAAAAGAGTTTAGTTCTAATCTTAAATTGCAACTCCAGAAGACACAAAACTCAAACTCCGAACTACTTTTAGCAGTTAGAGAACTTGAAGCAATGCTGGAAGGTAAGAATAAGGAATTGTTGGACAATACTACAGAGAATGATGATGCCACAGAATTAGGTCACTTGAAGCAGAAAATTGCAGAACTAAATGGAGAAATAGACATTTGTTATAAGCAACGTGATGAGCTAAATGAGCAAATAAAAGAGCTCAACTTTGGGTGTGAGCGTCTGAAGAAAGAAAACCAGGATATCTCTTTGAGATTAAACCATAAAGAAGCACAACAAATTGCGTTGCAAAATAAATATTCAGCTTCTTTGGCAACTATAAAACAACTTGAATCTCAAGTACAGGGATTAGAAGAAAAGATAGGGAAGCAGGTGGATGATTTTTCAGGGTCTTTGATTTACATCAATGAGCTTGAAAATCAAGTCGGTGAtttgaagagagaaatgaaaatACAAGAGGATTATCAAAAAGATTTCCAAGCCATGAAATGTGCAAAACTTGAACAGGAAGAACGGGCCATCCAAGCAGAGGAGACATTGATAAAGACTAGACACAACAGTGATCTCGCATGTCAGCGTTTTCAGGATGAATATCGAAGTCTTTCAGCTGAAATGACATTGAAAGTAGAAGAAAACGAAAAAAAGGTCCTTGAAGCTTATGCAGAAGCTGATGAATTGCAGAAGCAGAACAAACTCATGGAAGAAATTCTCCAGAAATGCAATGAAGAGCTCAGGCTTGTTACAAATCAGAATGAATTGAAACTTCAACAGCTCTTGAACCAAATAgattcaaaagaaaagaaagtggaaaTGATGTCTCAAGAACTAGAGATTAAGTCCAAGCAACTTGAAGATGTACAAAGGAAAAGGGATGAAAAGGATAAGGCATTAACAAAGCAAATTCAATTGCTCAGAATCGAAATTAGAAAGCTGATGCTAGAAGAGCATGCGTTATCTAAAGCTGATCCAACAGAGCTCATGACTAGGATGTTAATGCAAGAGAACAATGATGAGGAGATAAGGTTTGACAACCTAACGTCAGCATTAGAAATCTTTAAGAACCAGCACAATGAATTAAAACATAACTTGCACGTGGAACaaacagagaaagaaaatatgcaggaaaaaatatctcaattaGAAGGAGAGCTGAAGAAAAAGGTAGAAGAACTAAGTGCTGTAGAAAAGAGGCTCAAAAATAGCAAAGGAGAAACGGCCAAAAGTATGAATTTGGCTTCATGGAACTACGAGAGTGCTGCGTCTTGTTCATCCACTAAGGAACACGATAAGAAGTCAAGATCGGAAATGCAGATG GGAATGGATGATGCAAACACCCCTGTTCGAAAGTGTGAAAAAGGAAGAACCATATGCAATTCAGCCGAGAACGAAGTTCATCTAGCTTCACACGGAAG CGAAGTGAAAACTTTCTTGGAAAATAAGGCTATTGTCTTCAATTATGATGATGCTGGTGATTGTCCTACAAATGAGTTGTTGGATGAAGTGGCAGTACTAAAGGAAAGGAACAAATATATGGAAACTCAGCtgaaagaaatggaagaaagatATTCTGATATTAGTCTTAAGTTCgcagaggtggagggagaaagacAACAGCTTGTTATGGCCCTACGGAATATGAGGAATG TGTTTGGGTGCAATTCAACACCTTCGCAGAGTGCTTTGAGAGCGGCATGA